A genomic stretch from Arenicella xantha includes:
- a CDS encoding LysM peptidoglycan-binding domain-containing protein, with protein sequence MRVVQVVQRVRCAKPVAPSPSAIITLAAATLLVLFGVSAARASTPLLTPVGVYELQCDETFSCPTSLMPRVAFWVEVFSRWDTGTAVFHDKDNPHRVYSTVKREEGCRRSRKGDSIYRERSRLKRDLENLASKLSKDQTLSDSEQFLHSLFVGESVSEVRAAAGRIRCQSGNKDRMREALTQYVRYQPTILEALKGQNLTPELQYLPFVESAFNPEALSHVGAAGLWQIMPSTGRTLGLTVDAKVDQRYDPTAATFAAALCFRNSVDNLSETAFENGHSVVAKDLNPFVITSYNYGVRGMQRAIKQVGLDYERLLVEYKSPSFQTAVKNFYASFLAARHVAKNSEKFFGVIQAPDSDQDLASSTVELTRATSVKRVAQQLNVDAATLKKLNPALKRVIWEHKALIPKGYPLRLPNTNANWTASIDKMNALPRETERPGFVWHRVRSGQTACGIAEQYRASCRKLVQLNRLNKMGTIYVGDRIKVPTATGGISVAKSSRSPAVETSSTMASSASASSDAKVQSYRVKRGDTSCAIAERFGMRCAEFLAVNGLTTRSVIKVGQQVRVSSANSWHTVLRGQTPCGIADIYGVRCSALLDANRLQRSSIIQVGQRLRVPSKGY encoded by the coding sequence GTGCGAGTAGTACAAGTAGTTCAAAGAGTGCGGTGCGCGAAGCCTGTTGCTCCAAGCCCATCTGCCATCATCACGCTTGCCGCCGCGACACTATTGGTGTTGTTTGGTGTTAGTGCTGCACGCGCATCAACGCCACTGCTTACTCCAGTTGGCGTGTATGAATTACAGTGTGATGAAACTTTTTCCTGCCCAACTTCGCTAATGCCTCGTGTGGCCTTTTGGGTTGAGGTATTTAGTCGTTGGGATACAGGTACCGCCGTGTTCCACGATAAAGACAATCCACATCGAGTTTACTCGACTGTTAAGCGTGAGGAGGGCTGCAGGCGCTCGCGCAAAGGGGACTCTATTTATCGAGAACGGAGCAGGTTAAAACGCGACCTTGAGAATTTGGCAAGCAAATTAAGCAAAGATCAAACCTTGAGCGACAGCGAGCAGTTCTTACACTCGTTGTTTGTGGGAGAGTCGGTTAGCGAAGTGCGTGCAGCGGCAGGGCGGATTCGTTGTCAGTCTGGTAACAAAGACAGAATGCGCGAAGCATTAACCCAGTACGTTCGATATCAGCCGACAATATTAGAGGCTCTAAAGGGGCAGAACCTGACTCCTGAACTGCAATATCTACCGTTTGTTGAATCGGCTTTTAATCCTGAAGCTTTGTCGCACGTTGGCGCCGCTGGATTGTGGCAAATTATGCCAAGCACGGGGCGTACGCTCGGCCTTACTGTTGATGCCAAGGTAGATCAACGCTATGACCCGACTGCCGCCACGTTTGCGGCAGCCTTGTGTTTTCGTAACAGCGTTGACAACTTAAGTGAGACAGCCTTTGAGAACGGTCACAGCGTAGTTGCGAAAGACCTGAATCCATTCGTCATTACCTCCTATAACTATGGGGTTCGCGGAATGCAGCGGGCAATTAAGCAAGTCGGGCTGGACTACGAGCGACTATTGGTCGAGTATAAATCGCCAAGTTTTCAAACCGCGGTTAAGAATTTTTATGCGAGCTTTTTAGCTGCTCGTCATGTGGCAAAAAATAGTGAAAAATTCTTTGGTGTTATTCAAGCGCCTGATTCCGACCAAGATCTAGCTTCTAGTACAGTTGAGCTTACGAGAGCTACCTCGGTTAAACGCGTGGCTCAACAGCTTAACGTTGATGCGGCTACGCTGAAAAAGTTGAATCCGGCGCTAAAAAGAGTAATTTGGGAGCACAAAGCGTTGATACCTAAAGGGTATCCATTACGTTTACCGAACACTAATGCGAATTGGACGGCGTCAATTGATAAGATGAATGCGTTGCCTAGGGAGACTGAGCGGCCCGGTTTCGTCTGGCATCGGGTTCGCAGCGGGCAAACGGCTTGTGGTATTGCTGAGCAATATCGAGCGTCCTGTCGCAAGTTGGTGCAGTTAAACCGGCTAAACAAAATGGGCACTATCTATGTCGGTGATCGAATTAAGGTGCCTACCGCAACCGGCGGTATTTCAGTGGCTAAATCATCTAGGTCTCCCGCGGTTGAGACGTCATCGACAATGGCGTCTTCGGCATCCGCATCAAGTGATGCCAAGGTGCAGAGTTATCGCGTTAAGCGAGGGGATACGTCATGTGCTATCGCTGAACGGTTTGGAATGCGTTGCGCGGAATTTCTCGCGGTTAACGGTTTAACAACTCGCAGTGTGATTAAGGTGGGCCAACAAGTTCGTGTTAGTTCAGCTAATAGTTGGCACACTGTATTGCGAGGTCAAACTCCTTGCGGAATTGCCGATATATACGGTGTTCGATGCAGTGCGTTGCTGGATGCAAATCGACTGCAACGCTCGTCGATTATTCAGGTTGGACAGCGCTTGCGGGTACCGAGCAAAGGTTATTAG
- a CDS encoding phosphoenolpyruvate carboxykinase (GTP) produces the protein MTTKNQELANWVSTVAAQTQPQEIVWCDGSDSEYQHIIDMMLEDGTLSSLNPETHPNCYLHLSDPQDVARVEHLTYICTDAPDTVGDNNNWMPIADAKAKMNALFDGCMQGRTMYVVPYCMGPIDSPYSRCGVEITDSPYVVINMKLMTRMGAAALARIEQEGGFVKGLHSIGELDPERRFIMHFPQELSIMSYGSGYGGNALLGKKCHALRIASWQAKDEGWLAEHMLILGLESPAGEIHYIAAAFPSACGKTNLAMLIPPEEYKDWKIWTLGDDIAWLHPGDDGQLRAINPEAGYFGVVPGTNAKTNRNAFDMIQRNTIFTNVAQTADGQPWWEDKKEGVPSIDWKGDAYQSSNGPAAHPNSRFTVAATENRAYSSLAEAPDGVPISAIIFGGRRRELAPLVYQAKSWEHGVLVGASVASETTAAATGKVGVVRRDPMAMKPFCGYNFADYWGHWLSFSERLDKLPKVFHVNWFRQNEDGDFLWPGFGDNLRVLEWIIKRCKGEVDADETPIGYLPNAEGLNIDDLGIDPAVWQSLISIEPEQWRQEMDEFGEYLASFGDRLPAKLKAQHELVKAALAS, from the coding sequence ATGACCACGAAAAATCAAGAATTGGCAAATTGGGTGTCTACCGTTGCTGCGCAAACACAACCGCAAGAAATTGTTTGGTGTGATGGCAGTGATTCAGAGTACCAACATATTATTGATATGATGTTGGAAGACGGCACGTTGTCGTCGCTTAACCCTGAGACACATCCAAATTGTTATCTACATCTCTCTGACCCGCAGGATGTTGCGCGGGTTGAACATCTTACGTATATCTGTACTGACGCGCCAGACACTGTTGGTGACAACAATAACTGGATGCCGATTGCCGATGCAAAGGCGAAAATGAATGCTTTGTTCGACGGCTGTATGCAGGGTCGAACGATGTACGTTGTGCCGTATTGTATGGGCCCCATTGACTCACCTTACTCGCGCTGCGGTGTTGAAATAACCGACAGTCCTTACGTCGTTATCAATATGAAATTGATGACTCGGATGGGCGCAGCGGCGTTAGCCAGAATCGAGCAAGAGGGCGGCTTTGTTAAAGGTTTGCATTCTATCGGTGAGTTAGACCCAGAGCGCCGTTTCATCATGCACTTCCCGCAAGAACTCAGCATTATGAGTTATGGTTCGGGCTATGGTGGCAATGCATTGCTTGGTAAGAAATGTCACGCCTTACGTATCGCTAGTTGGCAAGCTAAAGACGAAGGCTGGTTAGCCGAACATATGTTGATCTTGGGCTTAGAAAGCCCGGCCGGCGAGATTCACTATATTGCAGCGGCATTCCCCTCAGCCTGCGGAAAAACCAATCTTGCCATGTTGATTCCGCCAGAGGAATATAAGGATTGGAAAATTTGGACATTGGGCGACGACATTGCGTGGTTGCATCCAGGTGACGATGGTCAGTTGCGCGCAATTAATCCAGAGGCTGGGTATTTTGGCGTAGTGCCGGGTACCAATGCCAAGACTAATCGCAATGCCTTCGACATGATTCAACGAAACACCATTTTCACCAATGTGGCGCAAACCGCAGATGGTCAACCTTGGTGGGAAGACAAGAAAGAGGGCGTGCCAAGCATTGACTGGAAGGGCGATGCCTATCAATCTAGCAATGGTCCTGCGGCGCATCCAAACTCACGTTTTACGGTGGCCGCGACTGAAAATCGAGCCTATTCATCGCTGGCTGAAGCACCTGATGGCGTGCCTATATCCGCGATTATTTTCGGCGGTCGTAGACGCGAACTTGCACCGCTTGTTTATCAAGCTAAATCTTGGGAGCACGGCGTATTAGTCGGTGCCAGCGTGGCATCAGAAACGACTGCGGCTGCGACTGGAAAGGTTGGTGTTGTGCGACGTGATCCGATGGCGATGAAACCGTTTTGTGGATATAACTTCGCTGATTATTGGGGGCATTGGTTGAGTTTCTCTGAGCGCCTAGATAAATTGCCAAAGGTGTTTCACGTGAATTGGTTTCGGCAGAATGAGGACGGTGATTTTCTTTGGCCTGGTTTTGGTGATAATTTGCGCGTGCTTGAGTGGATTATTAAGCGCTGCAAGGGCGAAGTCGATGCAGACGAAACACCTATTGGCTATTTGCCGAACGCTGAAGGGCTGAATATTGATGATTTAGGTATCGACCCAGCCGTCTGGCAGTCGCTGATTTCGATCGAGCCTGAGCAGTGGCGACAAGAAATGGATGAATTTGGCGAGTATTTGGCCAGCTTTGGCGATCGTTTGCCGGCTAAGCTCAAAGCGCAGCATGAACTTGTTAAGGCTGCTTTAGCGAGCTAG
- a CDS encoding aromatic amino acid transaminase, protein MFGQLDILPPDPILGLNQTFQQDDNADKINLSIGVYQNAQGLTPIFTAVKKAEQQLLAAQNTKSYAPQAGDPSFLEHMTRLLLGDELSEQLQDRVAAVMTPGGCGALRMGAELLSHAKQNVTLWVSDPTWANHYPLLQSAGLTLEKYSYYSAETHSVDFTAMLESLQAIPVGDVVLLHGCCHNPTGADISPAQWDQVISVLAERQLTPFIDVAYQGFGDGLAEDAYGVREAVKRLPEVLVAASCSKNFGLYRERIGAVMVITQDPQTTLAAKSHILTAARSSYSMSPYHGGGIVGLLLSDPELTSEWKTELEQVRLRMNRLRLELAEGLNQAQSRIDFSFVAESKGMFCYLGIPLEVVHALRSEFGIYLLDSTRINVAGLSQENLPIIIDRVSEVLSR, encoded by the coding sequence ATGTTTGGACAACTAGATATATTGCCGCCCGATCCGATACTTGGACTCAATCAGACTTTTCAGCAGGACGACAATGCAGACAAAATTAATTTGTCGATTGGTGTCTATCAGAATGCCCAAGGTTTGACGCCAATATTCACCGCAGTCAAAAAAGCTGAGCAGCAGTTATTAGCCGCTCAGAATACTAAATCATATGCCCCGCAGGCTGGTGATCCATCATTTTTAGAGCACATGACACGACTGTTGCTCGGCGATGAGCTTAGCGAGCAATTACAAGACCGTGTTGCAGCTGTCATGACTCCCGGTGGTTGTGGGGCATTACGAATGGGCGCTGAGTTATTGAGTCATGCCAAGCAAAATGTCACGTTGTGGGTTAGTGATCCGACATGGGCTAATCATTATCCGTTGCTGCAAAGCGCTGGCCTGACATTAGAGAAATATAGCTACTACAGTGCCGAGACCCACTCAGTTGATTTCACGGCTATGTTGGAATCGCTTCAGGCGATCCCGGTGGGCGATGTGGTGCTGTTGCACGGTTGTTGTCATAACCCAACCGGTGCGGACATAAGTCCGGCGCAATGGGATCAAGTAATTAGCGTTCTCGCCGAGCGTCAATTAACACCGTTCATTGATGTGGCCTACCAAGGTTTCGGTGATGGCTTAGCCGAGGATGCTTATGGCGTGCGCGAAGCGGTTAAGCGCTTACCCGAGGTATTGGTAGCGGCATCTTGTTCGAAGAATTTTGGGTTATATCGTGAACGAATTGGCGCGGTAATGGTCATTACACAAGACCCACAGACCACCTTAGCGGCCAAATCTCATATTCTTACTGCAGCGCGCAGTTCTTACAGTATGTCGCCGTACCATGGTGGCGGAATTGTTGGACTATTATTGAGTGACCCCGAACTTACCAGTGAATGGAAGACTGAATTAGAGCAGGTAAGGCTGCGAATGAATCGCTTGCGTCTTGAGCTAGCCGAAGGTTTAAATCAGGCTCAGTCGCGTATTGATTTTAGCTTTGTGGCTGAGAGCAAAGGCATGTTCTGTTATCTGGGCATACCACTTGAGGTAGTGCATGCGTTGCGCTCAGAATTCGGTATTTATTTGCTCGACAGTACACGTATCAATGTCGCTGGATTATCACAAGAAAACCTTCCGATAATTATTGATCGGGTATCCGAAGTCTTGTCTCGTTAG
- a CDS encoding DUF2878 domain-containing protein has protein sequence MNNLFRWSTLINASLFQATWFACVLGSAKGLLWPAFACCAALASYQLHNKRRVESDLQLVALSVLLGLMVDTLWLQLGFLQFTDPRPVTAMSPAWIMLLWVGFALTINHSLSWINAHPLLPAVLGGIGGPLSYLAGERLGAVTFTTNVTALMIYIGIAWAISLTLLALVAKDKQN, from the coding sequence ATGAACAACTTATTTCGATGGTCCACGCTGATTAATGCCAGCCTATTTCAAGCCACTTGGTTTGCCTGTGTTTTGGGTAGCGCTAAAGGTCTATTGTGGCCAGCTTTCGCATGCTGCGCTGCACTCGCCTCGTATCAATTGCATAATAAACGCCGAGTTGAGAGCGACCTGCAATTGGTCGCGCTAAGTGTCTTACTCGGGTTGATGGTGGATACCTTGTGGCTTCAGCTAGGGTTCTTACAATTTACCGACCCACGCCCTGTCACGGCCATGTCGCCGGCCTGGATTATGCTCTTGTGGGTTGGTTTTGCGCTGACCATCAATCACTCTTTGTCGTGGATCAACGCTCACCCTTTACTCCCGGCGGTGTTAGGCGGGATCGGCGGCCCGCTCTCGTACCTTGCTGGTGAACGACTTGGCGCAGTGACATTCACCACCAATGTTACCGCCTTAATGATCTATATCGGCATTGCTTGGGCTATTTCCTTAACTTTGTTAGCGTTGGTAGCAAAAGACAAACAAAATTGA
- a CDS encoding c-type cytochrome, giving the protein MSNNICKSILLVMTLTGIFTSPAWAEGDPVRGENLAQTCNGCHAGEGYRNPGPVYNIPKIGGQHAEYLVSALKAYRSGERSHGTMRAQAANLSDQDIADIAAFYAAMSGHKRSAVVNKAQAMKGQKASATCATCHGATGDGDQPSFPKLAGQYESYLVQALKDYRAAATSDGATGRNNAVMKGFASGLSIEDIEALAAWFASQDGELSAPGVKLFK; this is encoded by the coding sequence ATGTCGAATAATATTTGCAAATCTATCTTATTAGTAATGACCTTAACTGGCATTTTCACTTCACCTGCGTGGGCCGAAGGCGATCCCGTACGAGGTGAAAACCTAGCGCAGACCTGTAATGGCTGTCATGCTGGTGAGGGTTATCGCAACCCCGGCCCAGTCTATAACATCCCCAAAATTGGTGGTCAACACGCTGAGTACCTAGTGTCTGCGCTAAAGGCTTATCGTTCTGGAGAACGCTCACATGGCACTATGCGCGCTCAAGCTGCCAACTTATCCGATCAAGATATTGCTGACATCGCCGCGTTTTACGCTGCCATGTCTGGCCACAAACGCTCAGCGGTAGTCAACAAAGCGCAGGCAATGAAAGGCCAAAAAGCTTCAGCAACATGCGCGACGTGCCATGGAGCAACTGGTGACGGCGACCAACCTAGTTTTCCAAAGCTAGCTGGTCAGTACGAGAGCTACCTTGTTCAAGCACTTAAAGATTACCGCGCCGCTGCAACATCTGACGGAGCTACCGGCCGCAACAATGCTGTGATGAAAGGTTTCGCCTCAGGGCTCAGCATCGAAGACATCGAAGCACTTGCGGCATGGTTTGCATCTCAAGACGGTGAACTTTCCGCGCCAGGGGTTAAATTGTTCAAATAG
- a CDS encoding 3-deoxy-7-phosphoheptulonate synthase — protein MSLENTNIANLERLVTPVEFKKRLPLTPQIASHVEASRQTVRDILDRKDQRLFVVVGPCSVHDTKAAIEYASRLKLLADELADDLFILMRVYFEKPRTTVGWKGLINDPYLDGSFQIEKGMSIGRELMLKINEIGLPIANEALDPISPQYMQDLITWSAIGARTTESQTHREMASGLSVPIGFKNGTDGSLGVAINALQSVSNGHSFLGIDPEGKVSIVHSSGNQYSHIVLRGGGGKQNYDSVNVRLTERALRENQLPINIMVDCSHANSNKDPELQPLVLDNITQQILEGNQSIVGVMLESHLIAGSQKLGDDKSQLEYGKSITDGCIGWETTEECLRQMAQKLRHFKKSVSQNYV, from the coding sequence ATGAGTCTCGAAAACACAAATATCGCCAACCTTGAACGGTTGGTTACTCCCGTTGAATTTAAAAAACGGTTACCTCTTACCCCGCAAATTGCGTCACATGTTGAAGCCAGTCGCCAGACTGTTCGAGATATTTTGGATCGCAAGGATCAACGACTGTTCGTGGTAGTAGGCCCCTGTTCGGTGCACGACACGAAGGCAGCTATTGAATATGCCTCACGCCTTAAGCTTTTGGCTGACGAATTAGCGGACGATTTATTTATTTTGATGCGCGTGTATTTCGAGAAACCGCGTACCACCGTTGGTTGGAAAGGTTTGATCAACGACCCCTATCTTGATGGCAGCTTTCAAATCGAAAAAGGCATGTCCATAGGTCGCGAGTTGATGTTAAAGATCAATGAAATTGGTTTACCCATAGCTAACGAAGCACTCGACCCTATTTCACCGCAATATATGCAAGACCTAATTACTTGGTCGGCAATCGGCGCGCGGACTACCGAATCACAAACTCACCGAGAAATGGCCAGCGGCTTGTCGGTGCCAATTGGCTTCAAGAATGGTACCGATGGCTCGCTCGGCGTGGCAATTAATGCTCTGCAGTCAGTCAGTAACGGCCATAGTTTTTTAGGTATTGACCCAGAAGGTAAGGTGTCGATCGTGCACTCCTCAGGCAACCAGTATTCACATATCGTGCTGCGAGGCGGTGGCGGCAAACAAAACTACGACTCAGTCAATGTACGGTTAACCGAACGAGCTTTACGCGAAAACCAACTTCCGATCAACATTATGGTGGATTGTAGTCACGCGAATTCGAATAAAGACCCTGAACTACAGCCATTAGTACTGGACAATATTACCCAGCAAATTCTTGAAGGAAATCAAAGCATTGTGGGAGTAATGCTGGAAAGCCATCTAATCGCTGGCAGTCAAAAACTCGGTGACGATAAGTCTCAACTCGAATATGGCAAGTCCATCACTGATGGCTGTATCGGCTGGGAAACAACCGAAGAGTGCTTAAGGCAAATGGCGCAGAAGCTGCGCCATTTCAAAAAGTCAGTTAGCCAAAACTACGTATAA
- a CDS encoding sensor histidine kinase, which produces MHGDIRQSIIRSKLSRKMTLQACLIALVAVLGIGFASVVIEQFLVKQALTGESRHFWETYNVDPSFPPPNTDNLKGYLTVANSQEGVPEELKGYGLGFHKMHGQTAHSLLYTSEHDGKRLHLLFDGESVLRLALFFGIFPLTICLVLIYVAAWWVYRESNHLLSPIVWLANKFDRFDPAHASASLKDLSDIPGDVDWEVEKLVTSFSSYSRRIQRFVQRERAFTRDASHEFRTPLTVIKMASDLLLAEQDLDAYSKKFVTRIKGAARDMEELIDAFLILARETDKEFEDEHTVIADIVEREIRDAEIYLDDKPITIEVDEQFPLQLNTARKVVSIVLGNLIRNAVLYTNEGTVKVTIKEHSVVIEDTGIGMTEEQTKKIFQPYYRADQVGKTERKGYGVGLTIVKRLSNRFNWIVEVESEVNVGTKIECIFDESSRPNFLKKRRNKR; this is translated from the coding sequence ATGCACGGAGACATTAGGCAATCGATTATTCGCAGCAAGTTGAGTCGAAAAATGACGCTGCAAGCTTGTTTGATTGCGTTAGTAGCGGTGCTTGGTATTGGTTTTGCTAGTGTGGTTATCGAACAATTTTTAGTTAAGCAAGCGCTCACGGGAGAGTCGCGGCATTTTTGGGAGACCTACAATGTCGATCCGAGTTTTCCCCCGCCCAATACTGACAACCTTAAAGGCTATTTGACTGTCGCTAATTCTCAAGAAGGTGTGCCGGAAGAGTTAAAAGGCTATGGTTTAGGGTTCCATAAAATGCATGGTCAAACCGCGCATTCATTGCTTTATACCAGTGAACATGACGGTAAGCGCCTGCATTTGTTATTCGATGGCGAGAGCGTGCTGCGTTTGGCGCTGTTTTTTGGAATATTTCCGTTAACCATTTGCTTGGTGTTGATTTACGTTGCCGCTTGGTGGGTTTATCGCGAATCAAATCATCTATTGAGCCCGATTGTCTGGCTAGCCAATAAGTTCGACCGTTTTGATCCGGCACATGCCAGTGCTAGTCTTAAAGACCTCTCCGATATCCCTGGTGACGTAGATTGGGAGGTTGAGAAGTTGGTGACATCGTTTAGCTCTTATTCGCGCCGGATACAGCGCTTTGTTCAGCGTGAGCGGGCATTTACGCGTGACGCGAGTCATGAGTTCCGTACTCCGTTAACCGTAATAAAAATGGCATCAGATCTACTGTTAGCCGAGCAAGACTTAGACGCCTATTCAAAAAAATTCGTGACTCGTATCAAAGGTGCGGCACGGGACATGGAGGAGCTAATTGATGCGTTTTTGATTTTGGCACGTGAAACCGATAAAGAGTTCGAAGACGAGCATACGGTGATTGCTGATATCGTTGAACGTGAGATTAGAGATGCCGAAATATATTTAGACGATAAGCCCATTACAATCGAAGTGGATGAGCAGTTTCCATTGCAGCTGAACACGGCGCGTAAAGTTGTGTCTATTGTGTTGGGGAATCTGATTCGTAATGCTGTTTTGTATACCAATGAGGGCACCGTCAAGGTCACCATTAAGGAGCATTCTGTGGTCATAGAAGACACGGGCATTGGTATGACCGAAGAGCAAACTAAGAAAATTTTCCAACCTTATTACCGTGCCGATCAGGTAGGTAAAACAGAACGTAAAGGCTACGGAGTAGGGCTAACCATCGTTAAACGTTTATCAAATCGGTTTAACTGGATCGTCGAAGTTGAGAGCGAAGTAAACGTTGGCACTAAAATAGAATGTATCTTCGATGAGTCGTCGCGCCCCAATTTCCTAAAAAAAAGACGTAATAAGAGATAG
- a CDS encoding sodium-dependent transporter — protein sequence MAARGEFSSRTAFVLAASGSAIGLGNIWGFPIKVASNGGGAFVFTYIILTFLLAYPILMAELVIGRYAKADTVRSVAAVSSSAFRPLAFMTGYWGMLTASLILSFYAIVAGWMIAHGVGAAAQIIGVSDSWLVSESITRSVLFSAVFYVLTIGIVANGVASGIEKWSTRLMPVLILLIVALIVYIAMQPGAAEGWKVYLQPDFSKVLEPGLVMDALSQAFFSLSLGVGTMMVYGSYISKTENLPKLGATVAGMDIGIAVLAGMLVIPAMYVAQHNGVVIYDEAGNLIESGRLIFNVLPSLFDTMGGAGSMVALVFFALMSIAALTSSISMLEVPVAYATDSRSMNRKKAAWVVGMAIFAFSVVIVLNASWLFDWVVRIATEFSEPLVGILFCIFVGWIWRRDQLLTELKQGSPHLERTLFWKIWPNYVRFVCPLIVVALLIRSFG from the coding sequence ATGGCTGCACGAGGAGAGTTTAGTTCACGCACAGCGTTTGTATTAGCCGCATCTGGTTCGGCAATTGGCTTGGGGAATATTTGGGGCTTCCCAATTAAAGTTGCATCGAATGGCGGTGGAGCATTTGTTTTCACCTATATCATTCTTACCTTCTTATTAGCGTATCCCATTTTGATGGCAGAGCTGGTTATTGGTCGTTACGCGAAGGCTGATACGGTTCGGTCAGTGGCGGCGGTCAGCTCTTCAGCATTTCGTCCTTTGGCGTTTATGACCGGCTATTGGGGAATGTTAACTGCTAGTTTAATACTCAGTTTTTACGCCATTGTCGCCGGTTGGATGATTGCTCATGGGGTTGGTGCTGCCGCGCAAATCATCGGTGTCTCTGATTCATGGTTGGTGAGCGAGTCTATAACTCGGAGCGTTCTTTTTAGTGCTGTATTCTATGTGCTGACAATAGGAATTGTCGCCAACGGCGTGGCTAGCGGTATTGAAAAGTGGTCTACTCGACTAATGCCCGTATTGATTCTCCTGATCGTGGCGTTGATTGTCTATATCGCTATGCAACCAGGTGCCGCTGAAGGTTGGAAAGTGTATCTGCAACCTGATTTTTCCAAGGTTCTAGAGCCCGGCTTAGTGATGGATGCGCTTAGTCAAGCATTCTTCTCGTTATCACTGGGCGTTGGCACAATGATGGTTTACGGATCTTACATAAGTAAGACTGAAAACTTGCCAAAGCTTGGTGCAACGGTGGCTGGTATGGATATCGGTATCGCGGTGTTAGCTGGCATGTTGGTTATTCCGGCCATGTATGTAGCGCAGCATAATGGCGTGGTGATTTACGACGAAGCGGGTAATCTGATTGAAAGTGGACGTCTCATTTTCAACGTGCTGCCTTCTCTGTTCGACACGATGGGCGGTGCTGGGTCTATGGTGGCGTTGGTGTTCTTTGCCTTAATGAGTATCGCCGCTTTAACTTCATCAATTTCGATGCTCGAAGTACCGGTAGCATACGCCACTGATAGTCGTAGCATGAATCGTAAAAAAGCCGCTTGGGTCGTCGGAATGGCAATCTTTGCGTTTAGCGTTGTGATTGTGTTGAACGCTTCTTGGTTGTTCGACTGGGTAGTACGAATTGCGACTGAATTCAGTGAGCCATTGGTAGGAATATTGTTTTGTATCTTCGTCGGATGGATTTGGCGTCGTGACCAGCTTTTGACCGAACTTAAACAGGGTAGCCCGCATCTGGAGCGTACCCTGTTCTGGAAAATTTGGCCTAACTACGTGCGATTCGTGTGTCCGCTTATTGTGGTTGCGCTGCTTATACGTAGTTTTGGCTAA
- the yjgA gene encoding ribosome biogenesis factor YjgA → MTESEYAVRPNKTQLKKEIKALNHLGQELISLPPSALKKVPLSDNMLRAIEDGKRFQRGPLQRQLRRIASLMQYEDVDAIQLELARQKQPTKQQTAELHQLEQWRDRLIGGDEQLLTELIDQYPVIDRQHIRQLVRNAGAELKRNTTPKSARLLFKYLSEIKRTTPTDETDPPANPSA, encoded by the coding sequence ATGACTGAATCGGAATACGCCGTCCGGCCGAATAAAACACAACTTAAAAAAGAGATCAAAGCGTTAAATCACTTGGGTCAAGAGTTGATTTCTCTGCCGCCATCGGCACTGAAAAAAGTTCCCTTAAGCGACAATATGCTGCGCGCAATTGAAGATGGCAAACGCTTTCAGCGCGGTCCTCTACAGCGGCAATTGCGTCGTATTGCGTCGTTAATGCAATATGAAGACGTTGATGCGATTCAACTCGAACTTGCGCGTCAGAAGCAGCCCACAAAACAACAAACTGCCGAACTCCACCAGTTGGAGCAATGGCGTGATCGACTGATCGGCGGCGATGAACAATTGCTGACCGAATTGATCGATCAATATCCGGTCATTGACCGCCAACATATTCGTCAGCTTGTGCGCAATGCCGGTGCCGAATTAAAACGAAATACAACTCCCAAGTCGGCTCGCTTGCTGTTTAAGTATCTTTCCGAGATAAAACGGACCACGCCAACCGACGAGACTGATCCGCCCGCTAACCCGTCTGCGTAG